The Astyanax mexicanus isolate ESR-SI-001 chromosome 20, AstMex3_surface, whole genome shotgun sequence genome contains a region encoding:
- the mier3a gene encoding mesoderm induction early response protein 3a, translating into MAEASLGSTSPVGSLSSEDHDFDPTADMLVHDYDDEHTLEEEEMREGESNGSSEIADLEKEGNMPLDELLALYRYEPSVSTVGGSSVDSSSVELTDDLPDMTLDKEEIAKDLLSGDDEETQSSADDLTPSVTSHETTDFFPRTLRSNTIYDGDKESEGEEDGLNAEDSRKEIMVGSQYQAEIPSLTCYDEHEKVYEDEDQLLWQPDVLPEWKVKVFLQEATQSGADGHGEGLVKDNEQVLYELVKCNYNVHEALERFRNNEKSSKGEMLPWSEEECRNFEHALLLYEKNFHLIQKHKVHTRTVAECVAFYYMWKKSERFDFFVQQNRFGKKKYSSYPGVTDLMDRLVDEAEGLVDGSVSVCSSSSGRIEPSADQQLNILNSITASDLSALTSSVASVCNSGDVSCLDSYNFSSLDGLHRGPLGHDEPLGFSGNGEGDCLNLLDSGFYHSDLGQLNVCSEDCERPPVKRLKMGLSEPFLNEVAVDSRSMGVDFEGRTHHITSAKMAVSVTDFGGLSAGEAGSYMGSHTLHQHTALQSE; encoded by the exons GCTTCCTTGGGAAGTACAAGCCCAG TTGGCTCTTTGTCATCAGAAGATCACGACTTTGATCCAACAGCAGACATGTTGGTTCACGATTATGATGATGAGCATACTCTGGAGGAAGAGGAGATGAGGGAAGGAGAGTCGAACGGGAGTTCGGAGATCGCAGATCTGGAAAAG GAGGGGAACATGCCATTGGACGAGCTGTTGGCCTTGTATAGGTATGAGCCGTCAGTCAGCACGGTTGGAGGCTCGAGTGTGGACAGCTCTTCAGTGGAACTGACGGATGACTTGCCCGATATGACTCTAGACAAA GAGGAGATAGCTAAAGATTTGCTGTCTGGAGATGATGAGGAAACTCAGTCCTCCGCTGACGACCTCACACCATCAGTGACCTCGCACGAAACCACAGATTTCTTCCCCAGAACTCTGCGCT CTAACACTATTTATGATGGAGATAAAGAGTCTGAGGGTGAGGAGGACGGTTTAAACGCTGAGGACTCTCGGAAG gAGATCATGGTTGGATCTCAGTATCAGGCTGAAATTCCCTCCCTCACCTGCTATGATGAACATGAGAAGG TGTATGAGGATGAAGATCAGTTACTGTGGCAGCCGGACGTTTTACCAGAGTGGAAAGTGAAGGTTTTCTTGCAAGAGGCGACTCAGTCAGGAGCTGATGGACACGGAGAAGGTCTTGTTAAAGACAATGAACAG GTTCTGTATGAGCTCGTTAAATGCAACTACAATGTCCATGAAGCTCTCGAACGATTTCGCAACAATGAAAAATCCTCAAAAG GCGAGATGCTCCCGTGGTCTGAAGAAGAATGCCGGAATTTTGAACATGCTCTTCTTTTATACGAGAAGAACTTTCACCTCATACAGAAGCACAAA GTGCACACAAGAACTGTGGCAGAATGCGTCGCGTTTTACTACATGTGGAAAAAGTCAGAACGGTTCGACTTCTTTGTCCAACAAAATCGGTTTGGGAAAAAGAAGTACAGCAGCTACCCTGGAGTAAC GGACCTGATGGACCGGCTGGTGGATGAAGCAGAAGGTCTGGTGGACGGCTCCGTCTCTGTTTGCTCCAGCAGCAGCGGCAGGATAGAGCCCTCAGCCGACCAGCAGCTCAACATCCTCAACTCCATCACCGCCAGTGACCTCTCCG CACTAACCAGCAGCGTGGCGTCAGTGTGCAACTCGGGAGACGTGAGCTGCCTGGATTCCTACAACTTCTCCTCGCTGGACGGCCTTCACCGCGGACCCCTGGGCCACGACGAGCCCCTCGGCTTCTCCGGGAACGGAGAAGGAGACTGCCTGAACCTGCTGGACTCTGGCTTCTATCACTCGGACCTGGGGCAGCTGAACGTGTGCAGCGAGGACTGCGAGAGGCCGCCGGTCAAGAGGCTGAAGATGGGCCTGTCGGAGCCCTTCCTGAACGAGGTGGCGGTGGACAGCCGCAGCATGGGCGTCGACTTCGAGGGCCGCACGCACCACATCACCAGCGCCAAAATGGCCGTTTCCGTCACTGACTTCGGCGGCCTTTCTGCGGGAGAGGCCGGCAGCTACATGGGCAGCCACACACTACATCAGCACACGGCGCTGCAGTCCGAGTGA
- the setd9 gene encoding SET domain-containing protein 9 isoform X1 — translation MRRNVIKLLEERWKSYRHRFVPWMLLNLRKNERTLRQVADRTKDKPIEDGEVFRTLTRLFTALLRNDWRNQTEQLRLLPAVSQDKYLSTQNNRTGTERADPCTVMLHTVGFCIERRPSSLPSAGTGVFVTGGRVPKGVTVAMYPGTVYQAGEPILIQSIKNPFVFRCIDVILIDGNDKGVSKLVFRSCSGRERFGPFRLSDSSWLTAHPENPLAVGQYVNNCSNVKAANVCYQEFDVPDEFPLELRQYLPNVNYSPDTQRPLRCVVLVSLREIHQGEELFSNYYTIVH, via the exons atgagAAGAAATGTAATAAAACTGTTGGAGGAGAGATGGAAATCTTACAGACACAGATTCGTCCCCTGGATGCTTTTAAATCTCCGGAAGAATGAGAG AACTCTTCGCCAAGTTGCAGATCGCACCAAAGACAAGCCTATAGAAGATGGCGAGGTGTTCAGGACCCTCACACGCCTCTTCACTGCACTGCTGAGAAACGACTGGAGGAACCAGACTGAGCAGCTCCGCCTCCTTCCAGCTGTATCTCAGGATAAATACCTCAGTACACAGAATAACCGGACCGGGACTGAGAGAGCAGACCCCTGCACCGTGATGCTGCACACAGTGGGCTTCTGTATAGAGAGGAGACCCAGCTCGCTCCCGTCGGCCGGGACGGGGGTCTTCGTTACAGGAGGGCGGGTGCCTAAAGGTGTAACTGTGGCCATGTATCCAG GAACCGTCTACCAGGCAGGCGAGCCGATTCTCATCCAGTCTATTAAAAACCCATTCGTATTCCGATGCATTGATGTTATTTTGATAGACGGCAATGATAAAGGAGTCTCCAAGCTGGTGTTTCG GTCGTGCAGTGGGCGGGAAAGGTTTGGTCCATTCAGATTGAGTGACAGCTCATGGCTAACGGCTCACCCAGAGAACCCGCTAGCTGTGGGGCAATATGTCAATAACTGCTCCAATG TAAAAGCTGCTAATGTCTGCTACCAGGAGTTTGATGTTCCTGATGAATTTCCACTGGAGCTTCGCCAGTATCTTCCCAACGTTAATTACAGTCCAGATACACAAAG gccgCTGCGCTGCGTGGTCCTCGTGTCTCTGAGAGAAATCCATCAGGGTGAAGAACTGTTCTCTAACTATTACACCATCGTTCACTAG
- the setd9 gene encoding SET domain-containing protein 9 isoform X2 has protein sequence MRRNVIKLLEERWKSYRHRFVPWMLLNLRKNERTLRQVADRTKDKPIEDGEVFRTLTRLFTALLRNDWRNQTEQLRLLPAVSQDKYLSTQNNRTGTERADPCTVMLHTVGFCIERRPSSLPSAGTGVFVTGGRVPKGVTVAMYPGTVYQAGEPILIQSIKNPFVFRCIDVILIDGNDKGVSKLVFRSCSGRERFGPFRLSDSSWLTAHPENPLAVGQYVNNCSNGFMAKLEQPGGQSSLIAHCTSKSRV, from the exons atgagAAGAAATGTAATAAAACTGTTGGAGGAGAGATGGAAATCTTACAGACACAGATTCGTCCCCTGGATGCTTTTAAATCTCCGGAAGAATGAGAG AACTCTTCGCCAAGTTGCAGATCGCACCAAAGACAAGCCTATAGAAGATGGCGAGGTGTTCAGGACCCTCACACGCCTCTTCACTGCACTGCTGAGAAACGACTGGAGGAACCAGACTGAGCAGCTCCGCCTCCTTCCAGCTGTATCTCAGGATAAATACCTCAGTACACAGAATAACCGGACCGGGACTGAGAGAGCAGACCCCTGCACCGTGATGCTGCACACAGTGGGCTTCTGTATAGAGAGGAGACCCAGCTCGCTCCCGTCGGCCGGGACGGGGGTCTTCGTTACAGGAGGGCGGGTGCCTAAAGGTGTAACTGTGGCCATGTATCCAG GAACCGTCTACCAGGCAGGCGAGCCGATTCTCATCCAGTCTATTAAAAACCCATTCGTATTCCGATGCATTGATGTTATTTTGATAGACGGCAATGATAAAGGAGTCTCCAAGCTGGTGTTTCG GTCGTGCAGTGGGCGGGAAAGGTTTGGTCCATTCAGATTGAGTGACAGCTCATGGCTAACGGCTCACCCAGAGAACCCGCTAGCTGTGGGGCAATATGTCAATAACTGCTCCAATG gtttcatggctaaattggagcagcctggtggccaatcttcattaattgcacattgcaccagtaagagcagagtgtga